AAACGCGCGTGCAGGGCCTGACGCGGGAAGTGCTTGAGCGACTCGACCATCGTCGGGTTCGCAGCAGGCGGGATGCGGAACCGACCGCCGTATGCCGGGTCGCCGACCAACGGGAAGTTAATGTGCGACATGTGCACACGGATCTGGTGAGTCCGACCGGTTTCCAGTTTCACCCGCACATGGGTGTGGGAACGGAAACGCTCCAGCACGCGGTAGTGACTGACCGCAGGCTTGCCGCCTTCCATCACCGCCATGCGCTGGCGCTGCTGGCCGTGACGACCGATCGGCGCGTTGATCTTGCCACCGGCCGTGACCACACCAATCACGATGCACTCATAGATGCGGCTGACGCTGCGACTCTGCAATTGAGTAACCAGCTTGGTCTGCGCCTGAATGGTCTTGGCCACCACCATCAGACCGGTGGTGTCCTTGTCCAGACGATGCACGATACCGGCGCGCGGGACATTGATGATGTCCGGCACGTGGTGCAGCAAGGCGTTGAGCAATGTGCCATCGGCGTGGCCGGCAGCCGGATGCACCACCAGGCCCGCAGGCTTGTTGATCACCAGGATGTCGT
This window of the Pseudomonas fluorescens genome carries:
- the rluD gene encoding 23S rRNA pseudouridine(1911/1915/1917) synthase RluD; protein product: MSDKIELRAEVPSELGGQRLDQVAAQLFAEHSRSRLSAWIKEGRLTVDGAVIRPRDIVHGGAILELTAEQEAQGEWIAQDIELDIVYEDDDILVINKPAGLVVHPAAGHADGTLLNALLHHVPDIINVPRAGIVHRLDKDTTGLMVVAKTIQAQTKLVTQLQSRSVSRIYECIVIGVVTAGGKINAPIGRHGQQRQRMAVMEGGKPAVSHYRVLERFRSHTHVRVKLETGRTHQIRVHMSHINFPLVGDPAYGGRFRIPPAANPTMVESLKHFPRQALHARFLELDHPTTGVRMSWESPLPEDFVWLLTLLKQDREAFVG